Proteins encoded in a region of the Pieris rapae chromosome 12, ilPieRapa1.1, whole genome shotgun sequence genome:
- the LOC111002622 gene encoding uncharacterized protein LOC111002622 — translation MEFCAWSEIFTDKDRGILRDGLIFTETTSALFSVCLNLSILLTNLKYDLSYRNLAFFTIITCVRRLPFAKFSSPDINDSCTFNGFWNTFLSVYEVECLTHVCIERYVVAKYINNGWPLIRWHYTMYQGLCVLFALLYSVPPLFGIGSYEPDFTCDSCVFDMVLPNSWHKYLVVSIYLLRSFKSASFMIVMLYWARKLELINKTKKMIEQAPFTKSVLLITIVNLLCWCPITMIRGLVVFSSFLGSEFIPSAGLIQWALWINSIAPAATSLSLFMIDEGIRQTMNHYKIDPREKKKI, via the exons atggaATTTTGTGCTTGGAGTGAGATATTCACGGACAAAGATCGCGGTATTTTAAGGGATGGGTTGATTTTTACAG AGACGACGTCTGCTCTATTTAGTGTGTGCTTGAACCTATCTATCctgttaacaaatttaaaatacgatTTGAGCTATCGAAATTTGGCGTTCTTCACTATTATTACTTGTGTTCGCCGTTTGCCTTTTGCTAAGTTTAG TTCACCAGACATCAACGATTCCTGTACATTCAATGGATTTTGGAATACATTCCTCTCTGTATATGAAGTGGAATGTCTCACGCATGTATGCATTGAACGTTATGTTGTtgcgaaatatataaataacg GTTGGCCACTTATAAGATGGCATTACACCATGTACCAAGGACTATGTGTCCTATTCGCTTTGTTATACTCAGTTCCACCTCTATTTGGCATAGGAAGCTATGAGCCGGATTTTACATGCGATTCTTGTGTGTTTGATATGGTTTTACCAAATTCATGGCATAAATATCTTGTCGTTTCGATTTATTTGCTTCGGAGTTTCAAATCAGCATCTTTtat GATAGTGATGCTATACTGGGCTCGGAAAttggaattaataaataaaaccaagaAAATGATAGAGCAAGCACCTTTTACGAAG AGTGTACTCTTAATAACAATAGTAAATTTGTTGTGTTGGTGCCCTATTACCATGATACGAGGCTTGGTAGTTTTCTCCAGTTTCCTCGGATCTGAATTCATTCCATCAGCGGGGCTAATTCAGTGGGCATTGTGGATTAATTCT ATTGCCCCGGCTGCAACTTCACTGTCGCTATTCATGATCGATGAAGGTATTCGCCAGACGATGAATCACTACAAGATTGATCCGagagagaaaaagaaaatataa
- the LOC111001620 gene encoding monocarboxylate transporter 12, translating to MSHGGVKARNGDGENVESSRDGSESLAPPPDGGWGWMVVFASFMIHIVTDGMTYSFGVFYAEFLTYFNEGKGKTAWIVSILVGVTLSSGPISSSFVNRWGCRTVTVAGALLSAVCVVLSSLANNVNTLIITIGVGTGVGFGLIYLPAIVSVTVWFERYRSLATGIAVCGSGLGTFLFAPITSALISNYGWRGAMAIIGALILNCIPLGLMFRPVPERPRTPVTEPMLPKVDNNNKKKLQRSQSIEHFLRVNGKDDVARLTLSQPALNKQQEQKMGSRQGSGIMQRPDVLYQGSMTSISRYRGASIDRKVTKEEEPEEKCGWLPCSKEFKVALSEMLDVSLLVDPVFLLFSVSNFLTSIGFYIPYVYTVPMSEKLGIENPPYLISIIGASNLVGRIILGYISDKPWVNRLLAYNICLTIAGISTAAAMFCWEFWGLAMYATAFGFTIGAYVGLTSVVLVDLLGLEKLTNAFGLLLLFQGIASLIGPPFAGWLYDTYQSYSPGFYVAGGTISLSGIILFLIPVFERRNNRWKNQEMVLEQI from the exons CCGATGGCATGACCTACTCGTTTGGCGTGTTCTATGCAGAATTCCTGACCTACTTCAATGAGGGCAAAGGCAAGACTGCGTGGATCGTATCTATCCTTGTCGGGGTCACCCTTAGCTCAG GTCCAATTTCAAGTTCCTTCGTGAACCGTTGGGGATGTCGAACAGTCACCGTCGCGGGAGCGTTACTCTCTGCTGTGTGTGTGGTCCTGTCGTCATTGGCCAACAATGTAAATACTCTCATCATCACAATTGGCGTAGGCACAGGTGTCGGTTTTGGTCTCATCTATCTGCCGGCAATTGTGAGCGTCACTGTATGGTTCGAAAGATACAGAAGTCTTGCCACAG gaATCGCCGTGTGTGGGTCGGGACTAGGAACATTCCTATTTGCGCCGATAACCTCTGCCCTCATATCGAACTATGGCTGGAGAGGTGCAATGGCTATCATTGGAGCATTAATTCTTAACTGCATCCCGCTGGGACTTATGTTCCGACCCGTTCCTGAAAGACCGAGGACACCTGTCACAGAACCAATGCTACCAAAAGTAGACAATAACAATAAGAAGAAACTCCAAAGATCTCAAAGTATAGAACATTTTCTACGAGTAAACGGGAAAGATGACGTAGCGAGACTAACTCTTTCTCAACCCGCTTTAAATAAGCAACAAGAACAGAAAATGGGCTCTCGTCAGGGTAGCGGAATTATGCAAAGGCCTGACGTTTTATACCAAGGTAGCATGACCAGTATATCAAGATATAGAGGCGCTTCTATTGATAGAAAGGTGACAAAAGAGGAGGAACCAGAAGAAAAGTGTGGATGGCTGCCCTGCTCAAAAGAATTCAAAGTAGCGTTATCAGAAATGCTCGATGTTTCTCTACTGGTAGATCCTGTTTTccttttattttctgtatcaaATTTTCTAACTAGTATTGGATTTTATATTCCATATGTGTATACTGTGCCAATGAGTGAGAAACTTGGCATTGAAAATCCACCTTACTTGATCTCCATTATTGGTGCCTCTAATTTGGTGGGTAGGATCATTCTTGGATACATCAGCGATAAGCCCTGGGTGAATCGTCTATTGGCTTACAACATATGCCTGACAATTGCTGGAATAA GTACTGCAGCAGCAATGTTTTGTTGGGAATTTTGGGGTCTAGCGATGTACGCAACAGCATTCGGCTTTACGATTGGTGCTTACGTTGGCCTAACATCAGTGGTGCTGGTCGATCTCCTGGGTCTAGAGAAGTTGACCAATGCCTTTGGATTGCTCTTACTATTTCAAGGAATCGCTTCACTTATTGGACCGCCCTTTGcag GATGGCTATACGATACGTATCAGTCCTACTCGCCAGGATTCTACGTCGCTGGCGGAACTATCTCCCTCAGCGGTATTATCCTATTTCTCATTCCTGTCTTCGAAAGAAGAAATAACAGGTGGAAGAATCAGGAAATGGTGCTGGAGCAAATTTAG